The Acropora muricata isolate sample 2 chromosome 5, ASM3666990v1, whole genome shotgun sequence genome includes a window with the following:
- the LOC136917639 gene encoding alkylated DNA repair protein alkB homolog 8-like, whose translation MTYLSKTKMATSHAMKSCATKLTKAEKKALRKQTKMINCLRRNNTDATIVSETPTRHLMIGNGGLMCGVERDQIVTLFQKFGNIQRILMLPGRSFSFISFENVIESVKAMDKIHGRVLESPSEFPKPETRFYLSFLERVPDDVSAEKIAKPAGLILVQDFVNDEEEKELIQTLGWDNDGSDNGMEGTGSRQLRHRRVKHFGYEFLYGTNNVDKSSPLREGIPAMCDTVLNRIKKYVCFKPDQMTVNEYKPGQGIPPHIDTHSAFEDGIASVSLGSQVTMEFRHPDGRHVPVVLPRRSLLVMTGESRYLWSHGITPRRYDIVDNTTARNSNNSVCDSDRLKEPKGSSQESTSTEGARAGTTLFERQTRISLTLRKIRHVPCKCGFWAQCDSQAKNTSAPQVPLSSDVPKSQVEAEKLEKLHVHEVYENIATHFSGTRHSPWPRIAKFLRDQPAGTIVADVGCGNGKYLGINDDIFKTGSDRSFNLAAICRERGFPVIVCDIMSLPYRSDAFDVSLCIAVLHHLSTAERRLAGLRELVRITRPGGLVLVYVWALEQEVKKVKVNELKELDFAGVNEVNDHESTARNGNEAMEKHKEDGILSNTKESFPSKSENTIDHMKLRVNANRDSFEQQDLFVPWKYSGRSKQQENQGKVSPENGDVSEGHVFHRYYHVFQDGELQSLCSHLDNATVEKQYYDKGNWCVILRKTR comes from the exons ATGACGTACCTATCTAAAACAAAGATGGCGACTTCACATGCAATGAAATCTTGTGCGACAAAATTGACCAAAGCGGAAAAGAAAGCTCTCAGAAAGCAAACAAAGATGATTAACTGTCTTCGTAGAAATAACACCGATGCAACCATCGTCTCAGAAACTCCAACTCGCCACTTGATGATTGGAAATGGCGGTTTGATGTGTGGTGTCGAACGCGATCAAATTGTAACGTTGTTTCAGAAATTCGGAAACATTCAACGCATTTTAATGCTTCCTGGACgctcattttcttttatttcgtttGAAAATGTCATTGAATCGGTAAAAGCTATGGACAAGATCCACGGGCGGGTCTTGGAGAGTCCGTCGGAATTTCCCAAACCGGAAACGCGATTTTACCTCTCCTTCCTCGAAAGGGTACCAGATGACGTCTCTGCTGAGAAGATAGCGAAACCTGCTGGCCTTATTCTAGTACAGGACTTTGTGAacgatgaagaagaaaaagaattgaTCCAAACTCTAGGGTGGGATAATGATGGAAGTGACAATGGAATGGAAGGAACAG GTAGTAGGCAGCTTCGTCATAGAAGAGTCAAACATTTTGGCTATGAATTTTTGTATGGGACAAACAACGTGGACAAATCAAGTCCTTTACGAGAAGGCATTCCTGCTATGTGTGACACTGTGCTAAACAGAATAAAAAAGTATGTTTGCTTCAAACCTGATCAGATGACAGTGAATGAGTACAAGCCAGGCCAAG GAATACCACCACACATAGATACTCATTCAGCTTTTGAAGATGGGATCGCTTCAGTTAGTCTTGGCTCACAG GTGACCATGGAATTTCGTCACCCTGATGGCCGTCATGTACCTGTTGTTTTACCAAGGAGAAGTTTGTTAGTCATGACAGGAGAGAGCAGATATTTGTGGAGTCATGG AATAACACCACGGAGATACGACATAGTAGATAACACCACTGCAAGAAATTCAAATAACAGTGTTTGCGACAGTGACCGATTAAAGGAACCTAAAGGTAGCAGTCAAGAGAGCACCTCCACGGAAGGAGCCCGAGCAGGAACCACGCTTTTTGAGAGGCAAACCAGGATATCGCTTACACTACGGAAGATTCGTCACGTCCCTTGTAAATGTGGTTTTTGGGCTCAGTGTGATTCCCAAGCGAAAAATACAAGTGCACCCCAAGTTCCTCTTTCATCAGATGTCCCTAAATCTCAAGTAGAAGCGGAAAAACTGGAAAAGCTCCATGTCCATGAGGTGTACGAAAATATTGCAACACATTTCAGCGGGACGCGGCACAGTCCGTGGCCGAGGATCGCGAAGTTTTTGCGGGATCAACCCGCGGGAACTATCGTGGCTGATGTTGGTTGTGGAAACGGGAAATATTTAGGGATAAATGATGATATATTCAAGACTGGTTCTGACAGAAGTTTTAACCTGGCCGCTATTTGTCGAGAGCGAGGATTTCCCGTGATTGTGTGCGATATTATGTCGTTGCCCTACAG GTCAGATGCATTTGACGTATCTCTTTGCATCGCCGTCCTTCACCATCTTTCAACAGCCGAGCGACGCCTGGCCGGCCTGAGGGAGCTGGTGCGAATTACACGGCCGGGTGGATTGGTACTGGTATACGTTTGGGCCTTGGAGCAAGAGGTCAAAAAAGTCAAAGTGAATGAATTGAAAGAACTTGACTTCGCAGGAGTTAATGAAGTTAATGATCATGAAAGCACAGCACGCAACGGAAACGAAGCTATGGAAAAGCACAAAGAGGATGGGATCTTAAGTAATACTAAAGAAAGTTTTCCAAGCAAGTCTGAAAATACTATTGATCATATGAAATTGCGCGTGAATGCGAATCGCGACTCATTTGAGCAACAAGACTTGTTCGTACCGTGGAAATACAGCGGACGGAGTAAACAGCAAGAGAATCAGGGAAAGGTAAGCCCTGAGAATGGCGATGTATCTGAAGGTCACGTGTTTCATAGGTATTACCACGTATTCCAAGATGGCGAACTTCAGAGTCTTTGCAGTCATCTTGACAATGCAACAGTCGAAAAACAATACTACGATAAAGGGAACTGGTGTGTTATACTAAGGAAGACTCGATGA